A single Filimonas effusa DNA region contains:
- a CDS encoding PP2C family serine/threonine-protein phosphatase, which translates to MRWKAIGQSIKGTSHEQVNKCCEDALRFDLVMTPLDEEVLICCASDGAGSAKFAQAASSFTVETIVLLLSSCVKEGKIIDETRVRFILETVYDGLSEQANSNDVSKNEYSATCLGAVLFSDKAVFFQIGDGVMTREDSSGYYSAVFWPDNGEYLNDTRFLIDDINFPFLRFKLIEECINELSIVTDGLQGLILNQQAQSIHQPFYKDLFKWLRLASDRAHLQILDKKLTEFLNSWSVNQRTDDDKTLLLATRLQDASHAI; encoded by the coding sequence ATGAGATGGAAAGCGATAGGGCAAAGTATTAAAGGCACTTCTCATGAGCAGGTAAATAAATGCTGTGAAGATGCATTACGATTTGACCTGGTAATGACACCATTGGATGAAGAGGTGCTGATCTGTTGTGCCAGTGATGGCGCGGGCAGCGCTAAATTTGCGCAGGCTGCTTCTTCATTTACGGTAGAGACGATCGTATTGTTATTAAGCAGTTGTGTGAAAGAAGGAAAGATCATAGATGAAACGAGGGTCCGGTTTATCCTGGAAACTGTTTATGATGGTTTAAGTGAGCAGGCAAATAGCAATGATGTTTCTAAAAACGAATATTCCGCTACCTGTCTTGGCGCTGTGTTATTTTCCGATAAAGCTGTTTTTTTCCAGATTGGAGACGGTGTAATGACGCGGGAGGATAGCAGTGGTTATTATTCGGCGGTATTCTGGCCGGACAACGGGGAGTATTTAAATGACACCCGGTTCCTGATCGATGATATTAATTTTCCTTTCCTGCGGTTTAAGCTGATAGAGGAGTGCATCAATGAATTATCCATTGTTACCGATGGTCTTCAGGGGCTCATCCTAAACCAGCAGGCGCAAAGTATACACCAGCCTTTTTACAAAGATCTATTCAAATGGTTACGACTGGCAAGCGATCGGGCGCATTTGCAGATACTTGATAAAAAACTAACTGAATTTTTGAACAGTTGGTCTGTGAATCAAAGAACTGACGACGATAAAACGCTTTTACTGGCAACCCGACTGCAAGATGCAAGCCATGCTATATAA
- a CDS encoding vWA domain-containing protein, with protein sequence MHDYISFEQIAFGSDNFADNPEPRCPCVLLLDTSGSMEGAPIWQLNQGIQTFKEELENDPLAAKRVEVAVVTFGPVQVASDFVTVSNFFPRQLHTTGDTPMGEAITLAIDMVKRRKQTYKDNGVAYYKPWIVLITDGAPTDYYDKAAALVREGEAGKSFAFFAIGVENANMNILSEISVRTPQKLRGLMFREFFLWLSGSMKQVSGKSPGECNTLLPPTGWTAL encoded by the coding sequence ATGCACGACTACATTTCTTTTGAACAAATAGCGTTTGGCAGCGATAATTTTGCGGATAACCCGGAACCCAGGTGTCCGTGTGTTTTATTATTAGATACTTCGGGATCTATGGAGGGGGCGCCTATATGGCAGTTGAACCAGGGAATTCAAACATTCAAGGAGGAGCTGGAGAATGATCCGCTGGCGGCAAAGCGGGTAGAGGTTGCGGTAGTTACTTTTGGGCCGGTACAGGTGGCATCTGATTTTGTAACGGTGTCTAATTTTTTTCCGAGGCAACTTCATACAACCGGCGATACTCCTATGGGCGAGGCTATCACACTGGCGATAGACATGGTGAAAAGGAGGAAGCAAACTTATAAAGACAATGGTGTTGCGTATTATAAGCCATGGATCGTACTTATTACAGATGGTGCACCTACCGACTATTATGACAAGGCCGCTGCGCTTGTGAGAGAGGGTGAGGCGGGCAAGTCGTTTGCTTTTTTTGCCATTGGTGTAGAAAATGCCAACATGAACATTTTAAGCGAGATATCGGTGCGCACTCCGCAAAAACTGCGGGGGCTTATGTTCCGTGAATTTTTCCTTTGGTTGTCGGGTTCCATGAAGCAGGTATCGGGCAAGAGTCCGGGCGAGTGCAACACTTTACTTCCACCAACCGGCTGGACAGCGCTATGA